Genomic segment of Actinomycetota bacterium:
GTGCTTCAGCAATGAAAGACATTAATGGCACGGTACCCGCCAGCATTACTAACAGCATTTTGAATAAGTTCCAATTGCGCTTCAAGGACAGATTAAAAGTTGCAACTAAATAGATCATGTACAAGTAGCCATGTGCCATCCATAGATGCACATACCAACTGGCATCTGCGATTTCTGGGTTAATGGTTTTTTTGACAATGAACGCGATGGTTGCGGTCAATAATGCAACGCCAACAGTGAACGCCATGTACTTATAAAAGAGCCAACTGTTTCGAGATACTGCCTTGGTCATGTATCAAGTTTGCTAGATTGTGCAATCACTGTCGCGCTAGACACTTCATCTAAAATTACGCGCCGCCAAATCGCCAGCACAAAAAATGCAAAAAAGAGCCAGTTGAATGTGTAAAACACGTTCAAGATTCGTAGTCCATGGCTGGTAAATGCACCTCGGGTAGGTGTCACCGGCAAGAGTGGTGGCTGGACATCTGTCTGCACGATAAAGCCATCTCGAACATTTGACGCAGTATTCATAAGTAGCTTTTTGGTAGTGAGTAATTCCTTGACAGAAATTGGCTGCTCGTAGGGAGCGTCTTCAGCTGGCTGCACAACTCCATAGACAGTCTGCTTACCAGTTGAATTGGTGACACTTTCGCCGGCGCTGAGCCAACCACGTACTACGGCAACGCTGGAACCATCACCGAGATCTAAAAAATCAACTACCCAGCTACCGAGTCTGGCTTGGTTAATGGCTGCGGAATCAACGAGTAAGCGGCCATCCCGTGGACGTTGAGTCAACAAAATCTGATTTTGTGATTCCCAGACCCCAGTCGCTTTGGTGCGCTGACCTACTGAGGACGGCGGTAGATAATCTTTTTGCTTACTGAGTTTCGAATACTCAACTACTTGACTTGGATTAATAGCTTTACGCGGAATGTGTGCACGCTGCCACTGCCAATTGCTTAGAAGCAGACACGAGCCAAAAATTAGCAAGCCAACGAAATGGATTGCCAGTAGTTGCGGTGTGACATACCTGCGCACTAGTCGTCAGAGTTTTCGAAGTTTATGCGCTTTAAGTGCCGATTCAAACTAAGCAGTAATAACACCAAGCCGACGATTAATGAGGTAAGTACTACTGGATACCAAGAACCTGGTTGTACTCGCGAGGTATCAAAGTCAGATGGACTGGGTTTAGGAGTGGAACCGGTCAGGTAGATGAATTTTGCCAACAACATAATTAACTCCGCAGTCCATGAAATAAATCTGTTTCAACTGAATCAGATACTGGTAAATCTAGTCGGTGGGCAGC
This window contains:
- a CDS encoding DUF3817 domain-containing protein, producing the protein MTKAVSRNSWLFYKYMAFTVGVALLTATIAFIVKKTINPEIADASWYVHLWMAHGYLYMIYLVATFNLSLKRNWNLFKMLLVMLAGTVPLMSFIAEARLAKES